In one Desertibacillus haloalkaliphilus genomic region, the following are encoded:
- a CDS encoding AAA family ATPase — MKTLYVVSDNDRLKFIFEEFEEVELAIHLKKHEPEIECDAVILDGGLVHHQQLAEIREWYPNHPIFYKLGHVPSKAIMSNIRTVCEAYHIHLLSEYLDDSQIANDVIDSIFEREREAYPQIISFFGTHSGAGVSTTVFSVAKMLSQRVQEKVVVLSLNPWDPSDYFLNYNGRYLNEIKLDLKMNALNEKKLIESVCYYEEEGFYHLAGNWDVKLQRYFKGEEIYQLIELARRCFDVVLIDAGTHYDNACSTQSYKSSELKFLVTTQEDKGYRCYWRHAFQQMIEPLEGDSSNYMLIINRYMPGVSLINEKDMQKELDMSLLTTIPDQDIRAHLAINQKKLLADEGDNQYRKSIAVIINSIIARANLTKVEIEDDQKKGFLSKLFSRNKAAM; from the coding sequence GTGAAAACTTTATATGTGGTTAGCGATAATGACCGTTTGAAATTCATATTTGAAGAGTTTGAAGAAGTCGAGTTAGCTATTCACTTGAAAAAGCATGAGCCTGAGATTGAATGTGATGCGGTTATCTTAGATGGAGGATTGGTCCATCATCAACAGCTAGCAGAAATTCGTGAATGGTACCCGAATCACCCTATTTTTTATAAACTTGGACACGTTCCTAGTAAAGCGATTATGAGTAACATTCGTACTGTTTGTGAGGCTTATCATATTCATCTTCTATCGGAATACCTTGATGATTCACAGATTGCCAATGACGTGATTGACTCAATATTTGAAAGAGAACGAGAAGCTTACCCGCAAATTATTAGTTTCTTTGGTACCCATTCAGGGGCAGGTGTTTCTACAACGGTATTTAGTGTAGCGAAGATGCTTTCTCAACGAGTGCAAGAGAAGGTTGTGGTTCTTTCTCTTAATCCTTGGGACCCTAGCGATTACTTTCTAAATTACAATGGACGCTATTTAAACGAGATAAAGCTTGATTTAAAAATGAATGCATTAAATGAAAAAAAATTAATTGAATCTGTTTGTTATTACGAAGAGGAAGGGTTTTATCATCTTGCAGGAAATTGGGATGTAAAGTTACAGCGCTATTTTAAGGGGGAAGAAATCTATCAATTAATTGAACTTGCTCGCCGCTGTTTTGATGTTGTTCTTATAGACGCTGGAACTCATTATGACAATGCTTGTTCAACACAGTCTTATAAATCCTCTGAATTGAAATTTCTTGTAACAACACAAGAGGATAAAGGATACCGTTGTTATTGGCGTCATGCTTTCCAGCAAATGATCGAACCGCTAGAAGGTGACTCTAGTAACTACATGTTAATCATTAATCGTTATATGCCAGGTGTCTCTTTAATTAATGAAAAGGATATGCAAAAAGAATTAGACATGAGTTTGTTAACAACAATACCTGATCAAGATATCAGGGCGCACCTCGCTATAAATCAGAAGAAGTTATTAGCTGACGAAGGAGATAACCAATATCGCAAATCGATTGCAGTTATCATAAATTCAATTATTGCTAGGGCGAATTTAACGAAGGTTGAGATCGAAGATGATCAGAAAAAAGGCTTTTTAAGTAAGTTATTTAGCAGAAATAAAGCAGCTATGTAA
- a CDS encoding HD-GYP domain-containing protein has translation MSIKTKELHSVNRWSDLMVMLNNHDPYTYEHSCRVAQLLKDFALYLHYPVQGAEVLYQIGYLHDLGKLLVPIDVLRKKGRLNNKEWECVKGHPIEGRRIAESHGVTDLFILTAIEQHHENLDGTGYPYSVSDREIYTFSRMLRIVDSYDAMVSKRQYSNSMLIAHAIEELEQWKRSWYDPFLTDRFIELIRLKEIDID, from the coding sequence TTGTCTATTAAAACGAAGGAATTGCACAGTGTTAACCGTTGGTCGGATCTCATGGTTATGCTTAATAACCATGATCCATATACGTATGAACATTCATGTAGAGTCGCTCAGTTATTGAAAGATTTCGCTTTGTATTTACATTACCCTGTTCAAGGTGCAGAGGTGTTATATCAAATTGGGTATTTACATGACCTCGGTAAGTTATTGGTTCCTATCGATGTGCTTCGAAAAAAGGGACGATTAAATAACAAGGAATGGGAATGTGTTAAAGGGCATCCGATAGAAGGGAGAAGAATAGCAGAATCTCATGGGGTCACTGATCTCTTTATATTAACCGCTATTGAACAACACCACGAAAACCTTGATGGGACAGGCTACCCGTATAGCGTTTCAGACAGGGAGATTTACACGTTCAGCCGAATGCTTCGAATTGTTGATTCGTATGATGCGATGGTTTCTAAACGGCAATATAGCAATTCGATGTTGATTGCACATGCTATAGAGGAACTTGAACAGTGGAAGCGATCTTGGTATGATCCGTTTTTAACAGACCGTTTTATTGAACTTATCCGTTTAAAAGAAATAGATATTGACTGA
- a CDS encoding replication-relaxation family protein has translation MNGGKVHPKRYDPITTTEEVIRMMKRRLLSEEDFQILKVLGDAICANENQMKRYMTSQLSYSKVTNRLNRMREKGLVERWLVKSDLHEEKHPAPFTLGIAGFKILKHYYSHMFFMLPDKWERLGLRTVQRYVAANEIRCQLAEKMILKNWKWNAVMNHNPMLTKLFGVGEVDTPQGVLNFAFERVQTGRDFKRFLTNKFQMWKAVHEQYGNLPINGLEKNPTVVVVFASTLTLAEHVQKTLLLDLLPFHTLVCVEEDIWSRGIANSFYAPKKGGLTPVRMSFME, from the coding sequence GTGAATGGTGGTAAGGTTCACCCCAAACGTTATGACCCGATTACGACGACCGAAGAAGTTATTCGAATGATGAAGCGGAGACTGCTGAGTGAAGAGGACTTTCAAATTCTTAAAGTCTTGGGCGATGCCATTTGTGCAAACGAAAATCAGATGAAGCGGTATATGACGAGTCAATTGTCTTATTCAAAAGTGACTAATCGCTTAAACCGTATGCGCGAAAAGGGATTGGTAGAGCGTTGGCTCGTTAAAAGTGATTTGCACGAAGAGAAGCATCCCGCTCCGTTTACTTTAGGTATCGCTGGTTTTAAAATCTTAAAGCACTATTATAGCCATATGTTCTTTATGCTACCTGATAAGTGGGAACGATTAGGCTTACGAACAGTTCAGCGTTATGTAGCAGCGAATGAAATACGTTGTCAGCTTGCAGAAAAGATGATCCTCAAAAATTGGAAATGGAATGCCGTCATGAATCATAATCCAATGCTAACAAAACTATTTGGAGTAGGAGAAGTCGATACACCGCAAGGCGTATTGAACTTTGCTTTTGAACGGGTCCAAACAGGAAGGGATTTTAAACGATTTTTAACGAATAAGTTTCAGATGTGGAAAGCTGTTCATGAACAATACGGGAACCTACCTATTAATGGACTAGAAAAAAATCCTACGGTTGTCGTTGTGTTTGCTTCTACTTTAACGTTGGCCGAACACGTTCAGAAAACATTGTTACTTGACTTATTACCATTTCACACCTTGGTTTGTGTAGAAGAAGATATTTGGTCTAGGGGGATTGCTAATAGTTTTTATGCTCCCAAAAAAGGAGGCTTAACTCCTGTCCGAATGAGCTTTATGGAATAA
- a CDS encoding type IV secretory system conjugative DNA transfer family protein, producing the protein MNKMSQFTKTRFPFLLITVLFGLSVWMLVRGTSKLVYLFIYPAEHSFSHIPFIGVPTERSMLELIVAIMLLPLTWALATRVKEYQSLFWRWIFFGVMLLGVSVQFLWNATQPIHSRFVPYYLEKANSVDLNNLTMQQVLIRESENLMLLFMALPTIFVYLILQWLGYLYTKHYQRTNEIFAEWVYTPRFFTRFAQKFFGAQESEYSPDVEIGPNVETNEMVIQPGKDRNLNSAIIGPIGSGKTAALVLPILNQDLHHMAKFINNFREEYAKQDYHTEEVKGKYVNGISVIEPSKDLCDKTYQLCLAHGIPEEAIYYIDPTNPNTKSINPLRGPVDKVAEIFTMVMQGLSEASDNPFFEQSQRNHFKHYIYLLKLNNPDVTPTMDDLIDMYNNPQRVRVMHENLKKRIPDGIDDIQDRDERNHWKIVQGIDDWFDMNLLPKMDRTVHGEQAVLIKDAESPYYGQQQYYDAKEEYVMGLRNQLNDIASNILMRRVLFGHSDFDFDQHLEFGGVLLVNSAKGEMAELSNILGKIALLSLQNAVFRRKPNDSAYHHILVDEFPDYSYREFKEFPAQSRKYKVIISIVCQTIAQLEDQYGKTYLQTLLATLRHQFVYGGIAEADAELFSKTFGERTVFRESESTQTISPLQDNPMRRVGVNFVEEDEAIMTPNDLIYQDAFVCSVRLVDHNRTLPVRQIKANFVPKSEFAEAKVTVDQSEGQYWLIEREEYFNETNEEEERLEEFVVEEEEQPTMSADKDKDDKENKEVIQRFSDPRPAKRIRKRMNDEVAATTESKPTKEKSMSHSKDEEDNHAMKSDGRGDDTVDGSNVKNDTTSHTGEPMSEGAAHNKPSNDTDDTNTQAPSSHEDYTAFLPRGKNQITSQQTEGENDECEDKKECIRSVNLKSLYEARKSSDGDDEVVEIKPSELQDDHTGDQMNDDQGDEEEDALSFEELGIGNGKNPSDQLYKDLKNDIEKETEKGDSTTN; encoded by the coding sequence ATGAATAAAATGTCTCAATTTACGAAAACTCGTTTTCCTTTCTTGCTCATCACCGTTCTGTTTGGCTTATCAGTATGGATGTTGGTGAGAGGGACTTCCAAGTTAGTCTATCTATTTATTTATCCGGCGGAACATAGTTTCAGCCATATTCCCTTTATAGGGGTGCCGACAGAGCGATCAATGCTTGAATTAATTGTAGCTATCATGCTTTTACCTCTTACATGGGCATTAGCAACCCGCGTTAAAGAGTATCAATCGTTATTTTGGAGATGGATATTCTTTGGAGTTATGCTACTTGGAGTCTCGGTCCAGTTTTTATGGAATGCTACGCAGCCGATACACAGTCGATTTGTTCCATACTATTTAGAAAAGGCCAACAGTGTAGATCTCAATAATCTAACCATGCAACAGGTGTTAATTCGAGAATCCGAAAATCTAATGTTGTTATTCATGGCATTACCAACCATTTTTGTTTATCTAATCTTGCAATGGTTAGGGTATTTGTATACAAAGCACTATCAAAGAACAAATGAAATCTTTGCGGAGTGGGTCTATACCCCAAGATTTTTTACGCGTTTTGCACAAAAGTTTTTTGGTGCACAAGAATCAGAGTATAGCCCTGATGTAGAGATTGGTCCAAATGTAGAAACAAATGAGATGGTCATTCAGCCTGGTAAAGACCGGAACTTAAATTCTGCTATTATAGGTCCGATTGGCTCAGGGAAAACAGCTGCATTAGTTTTGCCGATTCTTAATCAAGATTTACATCATATGGCTAAGTTTATTAATAACTTTAGAGAAGAATATGCTAAACAGGATTATCATACGGAAGAAGTTAAAGGGAAATATGTGAATGGTATAAGTGTCATCGAGCCATCGAAGGATCTGTGCGATAAAACGTACCAATTATGTTTGGCTCATGGTATTCCCGAGGAAGCTATTTATTATATCGATCCGACGAATCCAAATACGAAATCGATCAATCCTTTACGTGGACCAGTTGATAAAGTAGCTGAAATTTTTACAATGGTGATGCAAGGACTGTCAGAAGCCTCTGACAATCCTTTCTTCGAGCAATCGCAACGAAATCATTTTAAACACTATATCTACCTATTAAAATTGAATAATCCAGATGTAACACCAACGATGGATGATTTGATCGATATGTACAATAACCCTCAACGTGTTCGAGTTATGCATGAGAATTTAAAGAAACGGATTCCAGACGGAATTGATGACATTCAAGATCGGGATGAACGGAATCATTGGAAGATTGTTCAAGGGATTGATGATTGGTTTGATATGAACCTCCTGCCGAAAATGGACCGAACCGTCCACGGTGAACAAGCTGTACTTATAAAAGATGCCGAAAGTCCATATTACGGCCAGCAACAATACTATGATGCAAAAGAAGAGTATGTCATGGGTTTGCGTAACCAGCTTAATGATATTGCATCCAATATATTAATGAGGCGAGTATTGTTTGGTCATAGTGACTTCGATTTCGATCAACACTTAGAGTTTGGCGGTGTCTTATTAGTAAACTCAGCAAAGGGTGAAATGGCTGAGTTATCTAATATTTTAGGGAAGATTGCGTTGTTATCCTTACAAAATGCCGTATTTAGACGAAAGCCAAATGATTCAGCGTATCATCATATTTTAGTAGATGAATTTCCAGACTATAGTTATCGAGAATTCAAGGAGTTCCCTGCACAATCTCGTAAATATAAGGTGATTATTAGTATTGTTTGTCAGACCATTGCTCAACTCGAAGATCAATATGGTAAGACGTATTTACAAACGTTACTTGCTACGTTACGTCATCAGTTTGTTTACGGTGGTATAGCCGAAGCGGATGCGGAACTATTTTCTAAGACTTTTGGTGAACGGACGGTCTTTCGTGAAAGTGAATCGACACAAACCATATCACCGTTACAAGATAATCCGATGCGTCGGGTTGGTGTAAACTTTGTTGAGGAAGACGAAGCTATCATGACACCGAACGATTTAATCTACCAAGATGCTTTTGTTTGTTCTGTTCGTCTAGTGGACCATAATCGTACACTTCCAGTCCGTCAAATCAAAGCAAATTTTGTTCCGAAAAGCGAATTTGCAGAAGCAAAGGTGACTGTGGATCAATCAGAGGGTCAGTATTGGTTAATAGAAAGAGAGGAATATTTCAATGAAACAAATGAGGAGGAAGAGCGTTTAGAGGAATTTGTTGTTGAAGAGGAAGAACAACCAACGATGAGTGCTGATAAGGATAAAGATGATAAAGAGAATAAAGAGGTAATTCAACGTTTCTCTGATCCTCGTCCTGCTAAAAGAATTCGAAAACGGATGAATGATGAGGTGGCAGCAACAACTGAATCTAAACCAACTAAAGAAAAATCGATGTCTCATTCAAAAGATGAAGAGGATAATCATGCGATGAAGTCGGATGGTCGTGGTGATGATACTGTAGACGGCTCAAATGTGAAAAACGATACCACTAGTCACACGGGAGAACCAATGTCTGAGGGGGCAGCACACAACAAGCCATCGAACGACACAGATGATACAAATACGCAAGCACCATCTTCACATGAGGATTACACGGCATTTCTACCAAGAGGGAAAAATCAAATCACATCTCAACAAACAGAAGGTGAAAACGATGAATGTGAAGATAAGAAGGAATGTATACGTTCGGTCAATTTGAAGTCTTTATATGAAGCACGTAAAAGTAGTGATGGTGATGATGAGGTGGTGGAAATTAAACCAAGTGAACTACAAGATGATCACACAGGGGATCAAATGAATGATGATCAAGGAGATGAGGAAGAAGATGCTCTATCATTTGAAGAACTCGGTATCGGTAATGGGAAGAATCCTTCAGACCAGCTTTATAAAGATCTGAAAAATGATATCGAAAAGGAAACAGAAAAGGGTGATTCTACCACCAACTAG
- a CDS encoding replication-relaxation family protein has protein sequence MKRFKLSIANNRRGVWLSALEIDLIKILLNNRFLTTKQIIYFLVQCGNNFNENSIRNRLFKLESIGFIDSYEYVLGNDGFIFKYYQVTKKCVDCLVEEGLILDSFSSYKAISMGANSITKYIEHTFSINEIVIRTLVTNRLENDDGTLGYKVESLSPHKYVYWDNKNPSSRLIVPDWIFKKENRFVNVEVDSGSEDIKELELKVLAYIKLLDQRPNENHTVLIALMDDSIPTRSYRMNRNKRISNIRDSLNKLDKLRRSHLEVYVVQLERAHRLVDQLLYDSDSIKYDKSYLKNEIKKIVEAVSQNDHFHFDFRLWGGSDEYIDKLNHHLSPDGIVEVVEPRTGQSEKWVLLMMREGHNMSLEKLSFLHKQMVTGSYPFLVDRLLCIYETPGELSSDNIGKTFKGVLFSDYKNLDTFFEEPKFYKSTSPFRKGVVDIDFNE, from the coding sequence TTGAAAAGATTTAAGTTATCGATTGCGAACAATCGAAGAGGTGTATGGTTAAGTGCCTTAGAAATTGATCTAATTAAAATTTTATTGAATAACCGATTTTTAACTACGAAACAAATCATTTATTTTTTAGTTCAGTGTGGTAACAATTTTAATGAGAATTCAATTCGTAACCGTTTATTTAAGTTAGAATCTATTGGATTTATAGATTCTTACGAATACGTATTAGGTAATGATGGGTTTATCTTTAAGTATTATCAAGTTACTAAAAAGTGTGTTGATTGTTTAGTTGAAGAAGGATTGATATTGGATTCCTTTAGTTCTTATAAAGCTATAAGTATGGGGGCGAACTCAATTACCAAATATATTGAGCATACGTTCTCTATAAATGAAATAGTCATTCGGACATTAGTTACTAATCGTTTAGAAAATGATGATGGAACTTTAGGTTATAAGGTTGAATCATTATCGCCACATAAATATGTTTATTGGGATAATAAAAATCCTTCATCTAGGCTGATTGTACCTGACTGGATTTTCAAAAAAGAAAACAGATTTGTTAATGTTGAAGTAGATAGTGGAAGTGAAGATATAAAAGAACTCGAATTAAAGGTGCTAGCTTATATTAAATTGTTGGACCAAAGACCAAATGAAAACCATACCGTATTAATTGCATTGATGGATGATTCTATTCCTACTCGTAGCTATAGGATGAATCGTAATAAGAGGATCTCTAACATTAGAGACTCTTTAAATAAATTAGATAAGTTACGCCGTTCTCATCTTGAAGTCTACGTCGTCCAGTTAGAACGTGCTCATCGATTAGTCGATCAACTATTATATGATTCTGATTCTATTAAATACGATAAAAGTTATCTGAAAAATGAAATTAAGAAAATTGTTGAAGCTGTATCACAAAATGATCACTTTCATTTTGATTTTCGCCTTTGGGGAGGAAGTGATGAATATATTGATAAATTAAATCATCACCTTTCTCCAGATGGGATTGTAGAAGTGGTGGAACCTAGAACAGGCCAAAGTGAAAAATGGGTTTTACTTATGATGAGAGAAGGTCATAACATGAGCTTAGAGAAATTAAGTTTCTTACATAAACAAATGGTGACGGGCTCTTATCCATTCCTTGTAGATCGCTTGCTTTGTATATATGAGACACCAGGGGAGTTGAGTTCTGATAATATAGGTAAGACTTTCAAAGGCGTCCTTTTCTCAGACTACAAAAATTTAGATACATTTTTTGAAGAGCCGAAGTTTTACAAATCTACTTCTCCGTTTAGGAAAGGAGTGGTAGATATTGATTTTAATGAATAA
- a CDS encoding ParM/StbA family protein, giving the protein MLSKLFELKKVLGASDSGNTSNKFSYIDKEGNIRSFVIPSVIAEAGPNPEVDMGGSSKVSLPKESKLHVTIKSDALPNGEKVGHYYVGEYAKFADEYKQPNGEAEDKHNNKLHTITTLTGFALMAWELGMEEINIPYYGGLPIEEYRRVGPNAVLDRIKGVHEVTGVDGEFKGKTALIKIEEGEVHPEGVTSSLGLGFDIKNGEMFETTLENKIGENFAITDLGAGTLDTAIYDVDGLNSKLSGNKKIGTNRYIDRILERIELEVEAFVEVKKDLESTGTYEPPYRTREEFMRTVIIPEVSKMIKMNKEGQDYEPRFYADWLWETGEDISEIVKEEMENYYNEVVKEIYAFWSSARTKTFVIVGGGLLFAYYKFREPKNQKRFLYPPNLEQANFFTSRAYLISNYMDHAELIQA; this is encoded by the coding sequence ATGTTGAGTAAATTATTTGAGTTAAAAAAGGTGTTAGGAGCTAGTGATAGCGGGAATACCTCGAATAAATTTAGTTACATAGATAAAGAAGGTAATATCCGATCATTTGTTATTCCTAGTGTTATTGCAGAAGCAGGACCTAATCCAGAAGTAGATATGGGGGGGAGTTCGAAAGTATCTCTTCCGAAAGAAAGTAAATTGCATGTAACTATTAAAAGTGATGCACTTCCCAATGGTGAGAAAGTTGGACATTACTACGTAGGTGAATATGCGAAGTTTGCAGATGAGTATAAGCAGCCTAATGGGGAGGCTGAGGATAAGCATAACAATAAATTACACACCATTACTACGTTGACTGGGTTTGCTTTAATGGCATGGGAATTAGGGATGGAAGAAATTAATATCCCTTATTATGGTGGTTTGCCTATTGAAGAGTACAGAAGAGTTGGTCCAAATGCAGTATTAGATAGGATAAAAGGTGTTCATGAAGTGACGGGTGTGGACGGAGAATTTAAAGGTAAAACTGCATTGATTAAGATTGAAGAAGGTGAAGTGCATCCGGAAGGTGTCACTAGTTCATTAGGTTTAGGTTTTGATATTAAAAATGGTGAAATGTTTGAAACTACTTTAGAAAATAAGATTGGTGAAAATTTTGCTATTACAGACTTAGGTGCTGGCACACTTGACACGGCGATTTACGATGTTGATGGTTTGAATTCAAAATTGAGTGGTAACAAAAAGATCGGAACTAATAGATATATAGATCGAATTTTGGAACGAATTGAGCTTGAGGTTGAAGCGTTTGTTGAGGTTAAGAAGGATTTAGAATCTACTGGTACTTATGAACCTCCATATCGAACAAGGGAAGAATTTATGAGAACTGTCATTATCCCTGAAGTTTCTAAGATGATTAAGATGAATAAAGAAGGTCAGGATTATGAACCACGTTTTTATGCCGATTGGTTATGGGAAACAGGGGAAGATATTTCAGAAATTGTTAAAGAAGAAATGGAGAATTACTACAACGAAGTTGTGAAAGAAATATATGCTTTTTGGTCAAGTGCTCGTACTAAAACGTTTGTAATTGTTGGTGGAGGTCTATTATTTGCTTATTACAAATTCAGAGAACCTAAGAATCAAAAACGGTTCTTGTATCCTCCTAATTTAGAGCAAGCGAACTTCTTTACAAGTAGAGCGTATTTAATTTCTAATTACATGGATCATGCCGAGTTAATTCAAGCGTGA
- a CDS encoding MarR family transcriptional regulator: MESVSLNEIANGLNVLSWDVLEYLNNHPSQSYSAIRVKFGFSQEKISKEMARLEGAVLVKVERDPNDNRSMVYNITRYGRSILKMK, from the coding sequence ATGGAAAGTGTTTCGTTAAACGAAATAGCTAACGGTTTAAATGTTTTGAGTTGGGATGTCTTAGAGTACTTGAATAACCATCCTAGTCAATCGTATAGCGCGATAAGGGTGAAATTCGGATTTTCTCAAGAAAAGATAAGTAAGGAAATGGCACGATTAGAGGGAGCTGTGTTGGTCAAGGTGGAGAGAGATCCAAATGATAATCGATCTATGGTTTATAACATCACTCGTTATGGTCGTAGTATTCTGAAGATGAAGTAG
- a CDS encoding helix-turn-helix domain-containing protein, translating to MANIDVSLLEDKFKEDPLFIEIKSRADIDDELFPESIKNMYPDREYSTKEARGILNKPDSTVRYYINELKDYIQPLRNGRNFRLTVTHIFRLHLVFILIAAGKTVHDLRVNLGLDIQRVEGDQNNRINGNPIKNQKQLIALMQELSRQNQLLMNQSIEYRQLIHNSNLKRDSIIKHTIEIQKKMIEKEKLQNELSEYRQQKRRDLIDQNLIKLLTKSKQPQKKIFGIFPVKNDNDGDIDNEKMLINNLEKDDKEKSLESNIKTLEDDIEKSNKDIIALEESISALNRQLESKDQILESFISYKEIASTTDGTNK from the coding sequence ATGGCGAATATAGATGTAAGTCTCTTAGAAGACAAATTCAAGGAAGATCCTTTGTTTATCGAAATTAAGTCCAGAGCAGATATAGACGATGAGTTATTTCCCGAATCTATTAAAAATATGTATCCTGACCGTGAATATTCAACGAAGGAAGCAAGAGGAATCTTGAATAAGCCAGATTCGACAGTGCGCTATTACATAAACGAATTAAAAGATTACATTCAACCTTTACGTAACGGCAGGAATTTCAGACTTACTGTGACACACATTTTTCGATTACACTTAGTTTTCATATTAATCGCGGCTGGTAAAACCGTTCATGATCTACGAGTTAATTTAGGGTTAGACATACAGAGAGTAGAGGGAGACCAAAATAACCGAATTAATGGAAATCCTATTAAAAATCAAAAGCAGCTGATTGCTTTAATGCAAGAGTTGTCTAGACAAAACCAACTTCTAATGAATCAATCGATAGAATATAGACAACTCATACACAATAGTAATTTAAAAAGAGATAGCATAATCAAACACACTATAGAGATTCAAAAAAAAATGATAGAAAAGGAAAAATTACAAAACGAGCTATCAGAATATCGCCAGCAAAAGAGAAGAGATTTAATCGATCAAAACTTGATCAAATTACTAACCAAATCAAAACAGCCCCAAAAGAAGATTTTCGGTATATTTCCAGTTAAAAATGATAATGATGGTGATATTGATAATGAGAAAATGTTAATCAATAACTTGGAAAAAGATGATAAAGAGAAAAGTTTAGAAAGTAATATAAAAACGTTAGAAGATGACATCGAGAAATCAAACAAGGATATTATCGCATTAGAAGAATCCATATCAGCTTTGAATAGACAGTTAGAATCAAAGGACCAAATACTAGAGTCATTTATTAGTTATAAAGAAATTGCTTCAACTACCGATGGAACCAATAAATAA
- a CDS encoding ThiF family adenylyltransferase, whose amino-acid sequence MNKPVIIDIFRELSSDLDYNYWIDRAKIFPYIVIIGGGGNGSYITQNIAQMMNIFDMNGFMLLADSDIVESKNLNNQLFIDKDLGEKKAKVLAKRYGSHYKVSIASYDVDYVESVETLESLFSNTEYLDCHSHDTIFFPILVGAVDNNFTRQIMHKYFQQTDRLLYIDVGVEGAKVPSDTRSMDQWTEDERKTYRNSGYTGQVVAGLKIDGETILAPVADVFPEILGDKDSIAPSQLACSNIMSEEPQRLITNKFAAMAVYPYINEIFESGQISNHMTLFHAKRGYMRTTPITMDE is encoded by the coding sequence ATGAATAAGCCTGTCATCATTGATATTTTTAGAGAGTTATCGAGTGATTTAGATTATAATTATTGGATCGACCGCGCGAAGATATTCCCATATATTGTAATTATTGGGGGTGGGGGAAATGGGAGTTATATTACCCAAAATATAGCTCAAATGATGAACATCTTTGATATGAATGGCTTTATGTTGCTTGCTGATTCCGACATTGTGGAATCTAAGAATCTTAATAACCAATTATTCATTGATAAAGATTTAGGAGAGAAGAAAGCTAAAGTTCTCGCTAAGCGATATGGTAGTCATTATAAGGTCAGTATTGCTAGTTATGATGTTGATTATGTTGAGTCTGTCGAAACGCTAGAAAGTCTTTTTAGCAACACCGAGTATTTGGATTGTCACAGTCATGATACAATATTCTTCCCTATTTTAGTGGGCGCTGTAGACAATAACTTCACTCGTCAGATCATGCATAAGTATTTTCAACAAACAGATCGCCTTCTTTACATTGATGTCGGTGTTGAAGGTGCAAAAGTTCCATCAGATACACGTTCGATGGACCAGTGGACGGAAGATGAACGAAAAACCTATCGAAATTCTGGATACACTGGACAAGTCGTTGCTGGACTAAAAATCGATGGTGAAACAATTCTTGCCCCTGTTGCAGATGTTTTCCCTGAAATTTTAGGTGACAAGGATTCAATTGCTCCGAGTCAATTAGCTTGTAGCAACATCATGTCTGAAGAACCACAGCGGCTCATAACTAATAAGTTTGCAGCTATGGCGGTTTACCCTTATATAAATGAAATTTTTGAATCTGGCCAAATCAGCAATCATATGACGCTTTTTCATGCCAAGCGCGGATACATGAGAACTACGCCTATAACAATGGATGAATAA